One part of the Thermococcus radiotolerans genome encodes these proteins:
- a CDS encoding TIGR04140 family protein encodes MRLQITTAIPPHELEEILKKSGAGVSITVKDAEPFHGMPRWNVTVEGTEDEVERFMETLRLARAGG; translated from the coding sequence ATGAGACTGCAGATAACGACCGCGATACCACCTCACGAGCTGGAGGAGATACTCAAAAAATCCGGGGCGGGGGTTTCCATCACGGTAAAAGACGCAGAGCCATTCCACGGTATGCCCCGATGGAACGTGACCGTTGAGGGAACCGAGGACGAAGTGGAGCGCTTCATGGAGACTCTCAGACTCGCTAGGGCAGGGGGTTAG
- the pyk gene encoding pyruvate kinase → MKLPSHKTKIVATIGPASMNRKTIEAMIRAGLSVARINFAHGDLEQHAKTIETVREASERLNRPVAILGDLPGVKIRVGEILNGSVTLRRWQTVVLTTRDVAGTEGEIPVEFKEFPKMVSKGDVIYLSDGFIALRVEDVRGPDVVCKVLVGGTLFSHKGINVPKARMAIDAVTDRDLEFIEFAIEHGIDAVGISFVGSAYDVLKVRRFVEERKGSLFIIAKIERPDAVKNFDDILCAADGIMIARGDLGVEMPIEKLPVLQKKLIHKANVAGKPVITATQMLESMTEEKLPTRAEVTDVANAILDGTDAVMLSEETAVGKYPVDAVRMMARIAKTIEAYRDSQWSARIIEWKMTRWSEKGPKKGTIKDTIARSIIEALNSMDIKYILTPTRTGETARLISRFKPKQWVLAFATDEHVARSLMFSYGVYPFVVTETSEEEILRLIRGLGLVKENDPVLLTKGTPIGKTVGTNTIRIFTV, encoded by the coding sequence ATGAAGCTTCCGTCTCACAAAACTAAGATAGTTGCCACGATAGGCCCTGCCTCGATGAACAGGAAGACCATCGAGGCCATGATAAGGGCCGGGTTGAGCGTCGCGAGGATAAACTTCGCCCACGGTGACCTTGAGCAGCATGCTAAGACGATCGAGACCGTGAGGGAAGCCTCTGAGAGGCTCAACCGTCCGGTGGCGATCCTCGGAGACCTCCCCGGGGTCAAAATCCGAGTTGGGGAGATACTCAACGGTTCCGTAACGCTGAGACGATGGCAGACGGTGGTTCTGACGACGAGGGACGTCGCCGGAACCGAGGGCGAGATACCAGTGGAGTTCAAGGAGTTTCCAAAAATGGTGTCCAAGGGGGACGTCATATACCTGAGTGACGGATTCATAGCTTTGCGCGTTGAGGACGTTCGCGGTCCGGATGTTGTCTGCAAGGTTCTCGTGGGAGGGACCCTCTTCTCCCACAAGGGCATCAACGTGCCGAAGGCGAGGATGGCGATAGATGCCGTGACCGACAGGGATTTGGAGTTCATAGAATTCGCGATTGAACACGGCATTGACGCCGTAGGTATAAGCTTCGTCGGCTCGGCCTACGATGTTCTCAAGGTCCGGAGATTCGTGGAGGAGCGGAAGGGGAGTCTCTTCATAATCGCGAAGATAGAAAGGCCGGACGCCGTGAAGAACTTCGACGACATACTCTGCGCCGCCGATGGAATAATGATAGCCAGGGGCGACCTCGGTGTTGAAATGCCCATCGAGAAGCTCCCCGTCCTTCAGAAGAAGCTCATACACAAGGCCAACGTTGCCGGAAAACCCGTGATAACCGCCACGCAGATGCTGGAGAGCATGACCGAGGAGAAGTTGCCCACTAGGGCGGAGGTCACGGATGTGGCGAACGCTATCTTGGACGGCACCGACGCGGTTATGCTCTCTGAAGAAACTGCCGTTGGGAAGTATCCCGTCGATGCGGTTAGAATGATGGCGAGGATAGCCAAGACGATAGAGGCATACAGGGACTCCCAGTGGTCCGCGCGCATCATCGAATGGAAGATGACCCGCTGGAGTGAGAAGGGCCCGAAGAAGGGCACGATAAAGGACACGATAGCCAGGAGCATCATAGAGGCGCTTAACTCGATGGACATCAAGTACATACTCACCCCAACGAGAACTGGAGAGACGGCAAGGCTCATATCGCGCTTCAAGCCGAAGCAGTGGGTTCTGGCATTCGCCACCGACGAGCACGTTGCCAGGAGTCTGATGTTCTCGTACGGTGTCTACCCATTCGTCGTCACCGAGACCAGCGAGGAGGAGATACTGCGTCTCATACGGGGGCTGGGACTGGTCAAAGAGAACGACCCGGTTCTCCTGACCAAGGGGACGCCGATAGGAAAGACGGTCGGCACGAACACCATCCGGATATTCACGGTTTGA
- the trmY gene encoding tRNA (pseudouridine(54)-N(1))-methyltransferase TrmY — protein sequence MRTFIVKANKAHTAPDFKLKDLPGTSGRIDLLCRFLNSAFLLSHGFRKNVRVWLSLYGPPNPPKAIRFEGQEMKPKTLNPDELSTAKLIIRALKAAEGLKGPSKEVEVLPGIYVSNMTFEDIVRRALRGSTLYYLHEEGRPITDVSFPQNVAFVLGDHEGLRKEDEAFLAGIAQKISVGRKSYLASHVVAYVNIFLDSLTPPP from the coding sequence GTGAGGACGTTCATAGTCAAGGCCAACAAAGCTCACACCGCCCCGGATTTCAAACTCAAGGACCTCCCGGGCACAAGCGGCAGAATAGACCTTCTGTGTAGGTTCTTAAACTCCGCTTTTCTCCTGTCCCACGGCTTCAGAAAAAACGTCAGGGTGTGGCTGAGTCTCTACGGTCCGCCAAACCCGCCGAAGGCGATAAGGTTCGAGGGCCAGGAGATGAAGCCAAAGACCCTCAACCCAGATGAGCTCAGCACCGCTAAGCTTATAATCCGCGCCCTTAAGGCCGCCGAAGGCTTGAAGGGACCGAGCAAAGAGGTCGAGGTTCTACCGGGCATCTACGTGAGCAACATGACCTTTGAGGATATCGTTAGGAGAGCCCTCAGGGGCTCCACCCTCTACTACCTCCACGAGGAGGGGAGGCCGATAACCGACGTGAGTTTCCCCCAGAACGTGGCCTTCGTTCTCGGCGACCATGAAGGGTTAAGAAAAGAAGACGAGGCCTTTCTAGCGGGAATAGCGCAAAAAATAAGCGTTGGGAGGAAGAGTTACCTTGCATCCCACGTGGTCGCCTACGTGAACATATTCCTTGACTCCCTCACTCCTCCGCCCTGA
- a CDS encoding class I SAM-dependent methyltransferase encodes MAEYFDRIADRYDEWYRTKTGSYVDRIEKWLVFSMLRSKSGKALDLGCGTGNYTLELKKRGFDVVGLDASEGMLEVARKKGLECIKGDAYSLPFPEGSFDLVLSVTMFEFLHEPEKVVAEINRVLKPGGEVLIATMNGRSAWFFFKMLKSLFVETAYRYARFYTPAELEGLLRDAGFVEVESAGVIYFPSFWPFLGLAEGVDRKFHRRCKGLAAFIAVRGVKP; translated from the coding sequence ATGGCCGAGTACTTCGACAGGATAGCGGACAGGTACGACGAATGGTATCGGACGAAGACGGGCAGCTACGTTGACAGAATCGAGAAGTGGCTCGTCTTCTCAATGCTGCGGTCGAAGTCCGGAAAGGCGCTTGATCTCGGCTGTGGGACGGGCAACTATACCCTTGAGCTGAAGAAGAGGGGCTTCGACGTGGTTGGGCTGGACGCCAGCGAAGGTATGCTAGAGGTGGCGCGGAAGAAAGGTCTGGAATGCATAAAAGGAGACGCCTACAGCCTGCCGTTTCCAGAGGGGAGCTTTGATTTGGTTTTGAGCGTCACGATGTTCGAGTTCCTCCATGAGCCTGAGAAAGTAGTGGCCGAGATAAACCGCGTCCTGAAGCCCGGCGGCGAGGTTCTCATAGCCACGATGAACGGACGGAGCGCGTGGTTCTTCTTCAAAATGCTGAAGAGCCTGTTCGTGGAGACCGCTTACAGATACGCCCGCTTTTACACTCCTGCCGAGCTTGAGGGCCTGCTCAGGGACGCGGGATTCGTTGAGGTGGAGAGCGCTGGGGTGATATACTTCCCTTCATTCTGGCCCTTCCTCGGCCTGGCCGAGGGGGTTGACAGGAAGTTTCACAGGCGCTGCAAGGGCTTGGCCGCCTTCATAGCCGTCCGGGGAGTGAAGCCTTGA
- a CDS encoding peroxiredoxin, whose product MNPLEVMVFDEEGKEVSLLEVLGGKWTVLYVYPKDNTPGCTTEAKEFTELLPEFERLGFQVIGVSKDSVKSHMKFKEKHGLKVRLLSDPEVKLIKALGAWGKKKRYGKEYEGVIRSTFIFDPNGEIVWKKLNVRAKGHAAKVLEEARKLVESP is encoded by the coding sequence ATGAACCCACTGGAAGTCATGGTTTTTGATGAAGAGGGGAAGGAAGTTTCACTCCTCGAAGTTCTGGGTGGCAAATGGACCGTTCTCTACGTCTATCCCAAGGACAACACACCGGGCTGCACCACCGAGGCGAAGGAGTTCACGGAGCTTCTCCCCGAATTTGAACGGCTCGGCTTTCAGGTTATAGGCGTCTCAAAGGACTCCGTGAAGAGCCACATGAAATTCAAGGAGAAGCACGGGCTGAAAGTCAGGCTACTCAGCGACCCAGAGGTAAAGCTGATAAAGGCCCTCGGAGCGTGGGGCAAGAAGAAGCGCTACGGGAAAGAGTACGAGGGAGTGATAAGGAGCACGTTCATATTCGACCCGAACGGCGAAATCGTCTGGAAGAAACTCAACGTCCGGGCGAAGGGCCACGCGGCGAAGGTTCTCGAGGAAGCGAGAAAGCTTGTGGAAAGCCCATAG
- a CDS encoding ParB/RepB/Spo0J family partition protein: MRRIRLITREEAWKRAERIKREYEAMHGIEFELESAFIPLDDVVPTQAALSEVKLLVVLQEIKHGYDAPIIVIPHKDKYYLLDGHHRAFALKKLGFESVEAIIIRPRGSFVPGVIKTTEKEGLKRLEDVKIVRD; this comes from the coding sequence TTGAGAAGGATAAGGCTGATAACCCGTGAGGAGGCATGGAAACGGGCCGAGAGGATAAAACGGGAGTACGAGGCTATGCACGGCATTGAATTCGAACTTGAGTCGGCGTTTATCCCCCTGGATGACGTCGTACCGACCCAGGCGGCACTGAGCGAGGTCAAGCTCTTGGTCGTTCTCCAGGAGATAAAGCACGGCTACGACGCGCCGATCATAGTCATACCTCATAAGGACAAGTACTACCTCCTAGATGGCCATCACAGGGCCTTTGCCCTGAAGAAGCTGGGATTTGAGAGCGTTGAGGCGATTATAATCCGACCCAGGGGCAGTTTTGTGCCGGGCGTTATCAAAACGACGGAAAAAGAGGGGCTAAAAAGGCTCGAAGATGTGAAAATAGTGAGGGATTAA
- a CDS encoding single- stranded DNA-binding family protein, with the protein MRLSTGFVRASGYAYKVRRVLFALTRKKVDPREVVRAAGELNQKIFEKLQELGVEKSDVVRITVPFSIEDGTIKWDYEGLNIEVYRKNEEEKLAMAMEEIEEREKALEEQIKELEELALQLRETSEKILEKLEELKQEHTSLKLRAEE; encoded by the coding sequence ATGAGGCTGAGTACGGGATTCGTTCGTGCCTCTGGCTACGCCTACAAGGTGAGACGCGTTCTCTTCGCACTGACGCGGAAGAAAGTCGATCCAAGAGAGGTCGTCAGGGCGGCGGGAGAGCTGAACCAGAAAATCTTCGAGAAGCTCCAGGAGCTCGGCGTTGAGAAGAGCGACGTCGTCAGGATAACAGTGCCGTTCAGTATTGAAGATGGGACCATCAAATGGGACTACGAGGGACTGAACATCGAGGTTTACAGAAAGAACGAGGAAGAGAAGCTCGCGATGGCCATGGAGGAAATCGAGGAGCGCGAGAAGGCCCTCGAGGAGCAGATAAAGGAGCTCGAGGAGCTGGCACTGCAGCTCAGGGAGACCAGCGAAAAGATACTGGAGAAGCTGGAGGAGCTCAAGCAGGAGCACACCTCGCTGAAGCTCAGGGCGGAGGAGTGA
- a CDS encoding radical SAM protein yields the protein MWRRRFYRYGPEGARRALPRYFSILDGEAEPVFFNARKVAVSFSEDVPLDELWNEHADGMDRLRDNDLTEAPGKSLLDLKALIANRILESCTLCEIKCRVDRRKSIGYCRVRESLVASDFLHYGEEPELVPSYTVFFSGCNFRCVFCQNWDISQYRVGVEHVPEFMALKIGEAFKRGARNVNFVGGEPTPNLPFILETLRHVTVPIPIVWNSNMYMSEEAMRLLDGVVDVYLADFKWGNNVCARKYSRVPRYWEIVTRNFLLARKHLGAEFLIRHLVVPGHLECCTRPVLEWISKNLGRDVRLNVMFQYRPEYRADEHPEINRGLNADEMQKAAEMVEKFGFRNALVG from the coding sequence ATGTGGCGCAGGAGATTTTACAGGTACGGACCCGAGGGCGCGAGGAGGGCCCTACCCCGCTACTTCTCGATCCTCGATGGGGAGGCCGAGCCGGTATTTTTCAATGCAAGAAAGGTTGCGGTGAGCTTTAGCGAGGATGTCCCTCTCGACGAGCTCTGGAACGAGCACGCCGATGGTATGGACAGACTGAGGGACAACGACCTCACCGAGGCCCCGGGGAAGAGCCTTCTCGACCTCAAGGCGCTCATCGCCAACAGGATTCTGGAATCGTGCACCCTCTGCGAGATAAAGTGTCGCGTTGACAGGAGGAAGAGCATCGGATACTGCCGCGTTCGAGAGAGTCTCGTTGCGAGCGACTTCCTCCACTATGGGGAGGAACCCGAGCTGGTGCCGTCTTACACCGTCTTCTTCTCCGGCTGCAACTTCCGGTGCGTTTTCTGCCAGAACTGGGACATCAGCCAGTATCGCGTTGGGGTGGAACACGTTCCCGAGTTCATGGCACTGAAAATTGGGGAGGCGTTCAAACGGGGCGCCAGGAACGTTAACTTCGTCGGCGGCGAGCCGACGCCCAACCTGCCATTCATTCTGGAAACCCTGAGGCACGTGACCGTTCCGATTCCCATCGTCTGGAACTCCAACATGTACATGAGCGAGGAGGCCATGAGACTCCTCGATGGCGTGGTTGACGTTTATCTCGCAGATTTTAAGTGGGGAAACAACGTCTGCGCCAGGAAGTACTCGAGGGTTCCGAGGTACTGGGAGATCGTGACGAGGAATTTCCTCCTCGCTAGGAAGCACCTTGGGGCGGAGTTCCTCATACGGCATCTGGTCGTTCCGGGACACCTCGAATGCTGCACGAGACCTGTGCTCGAGTGGATATCCAAGAACCTCGGGCGTGACGTGCGCCTCAATGTGATGTTTCAGTACCGGCCGGAATACAGGGCGGATGAGCATCCTGAGATCAACAGGGGGCTTAACGCGGATGAAATGCAGAAAGCCGCCGAGATGGTTGAGAAGTTCGGCTTCAGAAACGCCCTAGTGGGCTAA
- a CDS encoding adenylate kinase → MNILIFGPPGSGKSTHSRTITERYDLTYVSSGDMIRAEIERGSSLGRELQKYLARGELIPDTVVNTLIISRLRRDRRNFIIDGYPRTAEQVLALENYLYDHGMSIDVAIEISISREESIERISGRRICSKCGAVYHLRYRPPKIPGKCDICGGKLVQREDDRPEIVGRRYDLYVRNMEPIIKFYKKQGVYVRIDGHGGINEVWERIRPLLDYIRNRESPSPGGSSAP, encoded by the coding sequence ATGAACATCCTCATATTCGGCCCTCCGGGAAGCGGCAAGTCCACCCACTCAAGGACCATAACCGAGCGCTATGACCTGACGTACGTCTCCTCCGGCGATATGATACGTGCCGAGATAGAGCGCGGAAGCTCCCTCGGCAGGGAGCTACAGAAGTACCTTGCGCGCGGGGAGCTGATACCGGACACCGTTGTGAACACACTGATAATCTCTCGGCTGAGGCGCGACAGGAGGAACTTCATCATAGACGGCTACCCAAGAACCGCGGAGCAGGTTCTGGCCCTGGAGAACTACCTCTACGACCACGGCATGAGCATAGACGTCGCCATAGAGATATCCATATCCAGGGAGGAAAGCATCGAGAGAATCTCCGGAAGGAGGATATGCTCGAAGTGCGGTGCCGTGTACCACCTGAGGTATAGGCCCCCTAAAATTCCCGGAAAATGCGACATCTGCGGTGGAAAACTGGTGCAGAGGGAGGACGACCGGCCGGAGATAGTTGGAAGGCGCTACGACCTCTACGTGCGGAACATGGAGCCGATCATCAAGTTCTACAAAAAGCAGGGCGTGTACGTTAGAATAGACGGGCACGGTGGAATAAACGAGGTCTGGGAGAGGATAAGACCCCTCCTGGACTACATCAGGAACCGGGAGTCTCCTTCCCCAGGAGGCTCATCAGCTCCCTGA
- a CDS encoding zinc metalloprotease — translation MEFIAFTYVGNFVKEEVIREVVFNVFDEANHFFEESDIPLRFLYIGKLKLEPGYLISLNTPEGKVRVYPLEALVDVLHAKLLNEIEERPDIKMNKIFALTTFPLVSRNPYFDFFEKFLGIHETRIGLRIMVLSMRPFEPPELSELLKKPGENGDRELLRSKLELFKNRLLKGVLHEVGHSFGLDHCTNNCVMNSPSSMEEWDSRMLGYCDSCFISLKRAVEWSDLNLRD, via the coding sequence ATGGAATTCATAGCCTTCACATACGTCGGGAACTTCGTGAAGGAGGAGGTCATAAGGGAGGTCGTGTTCAACGTATTTGACGAGGCCAATCATTTCTTCGAGGAGAGCGATATCCCCCTGCGGTTTCTGTACATCGGGAAGCTTAAGCTTGAGCCCGGGTACCTGATAAGCCTGAACACCCCCGAAGGCAAGGTCAGGGTTTATCCCCTCGAGGCTCTGGTCGACGTCCTCCACGCCAAGCTTCTCAACGAGATAGAGGAGCGGCCAGACATCAAGATGAACAAGATATTCGCCCTGACGACCTTCCCGCTAGTCTCTCGCAATCCCTACTTCGATTTCTTCGAAAAGTTTCTTGGGATACACGAAACGCGGATCGGCCTCAGGATTATGGTGCTCTCGATGAGGCCATTTGAACCCCCTGAGCTCTCAGAACTCCTGAAGAAGCCCGGAGAGAATGGAGATAGAGAGCTTCTGAGGTCCAAGCTTGAGCTCTTCAAGAACCGCCTCCTCAAGGGGGTTCTCCACGAGGTCGGCCACAGCTTTGGCCTCGACCACTGCACCAACAACTGCGTCATGAACTCGCCATCGAGCATGGAGGAATGGGACTCCAGGATGCTCGGCTACTGCGATTCCTGCTTCATCAGCCTCAAGAGGGCCGTTGAATGGTCCGACCTCAACCTCAGGGATTGA
- a CDS encoding ubiquitin-like small modifier protein 1: MRIKFYATFRELVGRKEVEVHGVKTVRELIEYLSEHYSPEIKKQLIETERINEDKPVDGMILVNGHNVLHLNGLDTELKEDDEVHIFPPAGGG; encoded by the coding sequence ATGCGGATTAAATTCTACGCCACGTTTAGAGAGCTGGTCGGGAGGAAGGAGGTGGAGGTTCACGGTGTAAAAACCGTGCGCGAGCTCATTGAGTATCTCTCGGAACACTACAGCCCTGAGATTAAAAAACAGCTCATTGAAACGGAGCGCATTAACGAGGACAAGCCGGTTGATGGGATGATACTCGTCAACGGTCACAACGTTCTTCACCTGAACGGGCTCGACACCGAACTTAAAGAAGATGATGAGGTTCACATATTCCCGCCGGCGGGGGGAGGATGA
- a CDS encoding MTH1187 family thiamine-binding protein, translating to MAVAELCLFPLGTETPSVGKYLEPVLEVIRASGLKYKLCPMGTVVEGSVEEILDLVKACHEAIFRAGAERVVISLRIDDRIDKPLTIEGKMRV from the coding sequence ATGGCGGTTGCCGAGCTGTGCCTGTTCCCACTGGGGACGGAAACGCCGAGCGTGGGAAAGTACCTGGAGCCCGTACTGGAGGTCATCAGGGCGAGCGGCCTCAAGTACAAGCTCTGTCCGATGGGTACGGTCGTTGAAGGCTCGGTGGAGGAAATCCTCGACCTTGTGAAGGCCTGCCATGAGGCCATCTTCAGGGCAGGGGCCGAGAGGGTCGTCATAAGCCTGAGGATAGACGACAGGATTGATAAACCCCTGACGATAGAGGGCAAGATGAGGGTGTGA